Proteins encoded in a region of the Candidatus Rokuibacteriota bacterium genome:
- a CDS encoding acyl dehydratase, producing the protein MMTADELRKKPQLYYDDVEVGQAMPTLVIGPLTPTHLFRWSSAIENWHRIHYDQSFAIYHDGLPNILGQGSWKQSIMPRYLKDLCLPDGWPWKVSFQHRAMIVPGDTITCWATVTGKREQEGLGYADLEVGMRLQNGVESCPGTATIVLPIRGGRPVPYPFVPLKSA; encoded by the coding sequence ATGATGACCGCAGACGAGCTCCGGAAGAAGCCGCAGCTCTACTACGACGACGTCGAGGTGGGCCAGGCGATGCCCACGCTGGTCATCGGCCCACTGACCCCCACGCACCTCTTCCGGTGGAGCTCGGCGATCGAAAACTGGCACCGGATCCACTACGATCAGAGCTTCGCGATCTACCATGACGGCCTGCCGAACATCCTGGGCCAGGGCTCGTGGAAGCAGAGCATCATGCCCCGCTACCTGAAAGACCTGTGCCTCCCCGACGGGTGGCCATGGAAGGTGTCCTTCCAGCACCGCGCCATGATCGTGCCGGGCGACACCATCACCTGCTGGGCGACGGTCACCGGCAAGCGCGAGCAGGAGGGGCTCGGTTACGCCGACCTGGAGGTCGGTATGCGGCTCCAGAACGGCGTCGAGAGCTGTCCGGGCACGGCGACCATCGTGCTTCCCATTCGCGGCGGCCGGCCGGTCCCGTACCCCTTCGTGCCACTGAAGAGCGCATAG